In one window of Maribacter sp. BPC-D8 DNA:
- a CDS encoding fasciclin domain-containing protein, with translation MLSALMLFVTTISAQSETIVDVAVGNENFTTLVAAVTAADLVETLSSEGPFTVFAPVNSAFEALPDGTVESLLEPSSKDALSGLLTYHVVSGKYMAADVIKAITDNNGSFDVKTVQGGTIVLSLNGDKVMLKDEKGNMATVVMADVAASNGVIHAIDGVVMPK, from the coding sequence ATGTTAAGTGCGCTAATGTTATTCGTAACAACTATTTCTGCTCAGTCAGAAACTATTGTAGATGTAGCAGTTGGAAATGAAAATTTTACAACTTTAGTAGCAGCGGTTACAGCGGCTGATTTGGTAGAAACGTTAAGTAGTGAAGGTCCGTTTACAGTATTTGCTCCAGTTAATAGTGCATTTGAGGCTTTACCTGATGGTACAGTTGAATCTTTGTTAGAGCCAAGCAGTAAAGATGCTTTGAGCGGGTTGTTAACGTATCATGTAGTATCTGGTAAGTATATGGCTGCAGATGTTATCAAAGCAATTACAGATAACAACGGTTCTTTCGATGTTAAAACTGTACAAGGTGGTACAATTGTTTTATCATTGAATGGTGATAAAGTAATGTTGAAAGACGAAAAAGGAAACATGGCAACTGTAGTAATGGCAGATGTTGCTGCTAGCAACGGAGTTATACATGCTATTGATGGTGTAGTAATGCCTAAATAA
- a CDS encoding carboxypeptidase-like regulatory domain-containing protein, which produces MSQENIFSTRHYSVKYILVFLLFVGIGVDTIVAQTTNYTEYAGEVLDADSKKPLIFATLTINNTNVTTITNSEGQFSLKVPNEYTENKLTISFLGYKTKQIAIAELELKKNKIFMNEFVMALSEASIDAPNDAEALVKETLDRKGDNYLNESTVMTAFYRETIKKRRTNVSLSEAVVNIYKTPYSSKKTDALELYKARKSTDYTKLDTVALKLQGGPFNTLFVDMVKYPNYIFTPETLAYYDFSFDTSTRVNDQLIYVIDFKQKPEIIDPLYNGKLYIDAENKILTSAIYSLNITDKRLASQMFVRRKPKNAEVWPTEVSYRVDYREKDGKWYYGYSNVLLEFKINWDKRLFNSVYSMNCEMAITDWEKNTDNAFPKYKDRMKSSIILSDEAIGFADPDFWGAYNIIEPEKSIESAIKKIQRQLRKDKSIIGGTAAR; this is translated from the coding sequence ATGTCACAAGAGAACATTTTTTCAACAAGACATTATTCCGTCAAGTATATATTAGTATTTCTTCTTTTCGTAGGAATCGGAGTCGACACCATCGTGGCACAAACTACTAATTACACCGAATATGCAGGTGAAGTTTTAGACGCTGACAGCAAGAAACCATTAATTTTTGCAACACTTACGATAAACAACACCAATGTAACCACCATCACCAACTCAGAAGGACAATTTTCTTTAAAAGTCCCCAATGAGTATACAGAAAACAAACTGACAATTTCATTTTTAGGATATAAAACAAAGCAAATCGCCATTGCCGAATTAGAGTTGAAGAAGAACAAAATCTTCATGAATGAATTTGTCATGGCATTATCAGAAGCTAGCATTGACGCCCCAAATGATGCAGAAGCACTGGTAAAAGAAACCTTAGATAGAAAAGGTGACAATTACCTAAATGAAAGTACTGTGATGACGGCATTTTACAGGGAGACAATTAAAAAAAGAAGAACTAATGTAAGCTTGTCTGAAGCAGTAGTAAATATTTACAAAACTCCCTATTCATCTAAAAAGACTGATGCTCTTGAGCTTTACAAGGCAAGAAAAAGTACTGACTACACCAAATTAGATACTGTAGCATTAAAACTACAAGGTGGTCCGTTCAATACTCTGTTTGTAGATATGGTGAAATATCCAAATTACATTTTCACTCCCGAGACATTAGCTTATTATGATTTCTCTTTTGATACTTCTACACGGGTAAATGACCAATTGATATATGTAATAGATTTTAAGCAAAAGCCTGAAATAATCGATCCTCTATATAATGGTAAATTATATATAGATGCTGAAAACAAGATTTTAACCAGTGCTATTTACTCTCTTAATATTACAGATAAAAGATTGGCGTCTCAAATGTTTGTGAGAAGAAAGCCAAAGAATGCAGAAGTGTGGCCAACAGAAGTATCGTATCGCGTAGATTATAGAGAAAAAGATGGCAAATGGTATTATGGGTATAGCAATGTATTGTTAGAATTCAAGATCAATTGGGATAAGCGTTTGTTCAATTCAGTTTACAGCATGAACTGTGAAATGGCTATTACCGATTGGGAAAAGAATACTGACAACGCATTCCCAAAATATAAAGATAGAATGAAGTCTTCTATTATATTAAGTGATGAAGCTATCGGTTTTGCAGACCCAGATTTCTGGGGAGCGTATAATATTATAGAACCAGAAAAATCTATAGAATCTGCCATCAAAAAAATACAAAGACAATTACGAAAAGATAAATCTATTATTGGCGGTACAGCTGCACGTTAG